From Paenibacillus sp. GP183, one genomic window encodes:
- a CDS encoding IS1182 family transposase produces the protein MIQQQQSITLSPYIELYNLIIPKDNMLRQINELVDFSFVYEELKARYCLDNGRNAIDPIRMFKYLLLKAIFELSDIDIVERSRYDMSFKYFLDMAPEEVVIDASSLTKFRKLRLKDMNLLDMLIGKTVEISLEKGIIISKAIIVDATHTKARYNQKSPREILLDRSRKLRKAVYTADESLKAKLPAKNTNDVLEDEIAYCQKLIAVLEVEGGICELPKIKEPLNLLKETVADDLEQLRISEDQDARVGHKSADSSFFGYKTHIAMTEERIITAAVVTTGEKNDGKQLQTLIEKSKAAGIEVKTVIGDTAYSEKENIKYSNESELELVAKLNPAITQGNRKKEDEFQFNKDAGMYVCKAGHMALRKARGGKKDVGANQVDTYYFDVEVCKRCPMREGCYKEGAKSKTYSVSIKSDEHTEQMAFQSSEYFKTKAKERYKIEAKNSELKHRHGYDVASSSGLVGMELQGAMAIFTVNLKRILKLMK, from the coding sequence ATGATTCAACAACAACAATCCATAACACTAAGCCCCTATATAGAACTTTATAATTTGATTATTCCCAAGGATAATATGTTGCGCCAAATCAATGAGTTGGTCGACTTCTCATTCGTGTACGAAGAACTGAAAGCGCGCTACTGTCTAGATAACGGTCGAAATGCGATCGACCCGATTCGCATGTTCAAGTACCTGCTATTGAAGGCGATCTTTGAACTGTCCGACATAGATATTGTTGAGCGCTCTCGGTACGATATGTCGTTTAAGTATTTTCTTGATATGGCGCCGGAAGAAGTGGTAATAGACGCTAGTTCTCTAACTAAGTTTCGGAAGCTGCGGCTGAAAGACATGAATCTGCTCGACATGCTCATTGGCAAAACAGTCGAAATTTCGCTGGAGAAGGGCATTATCATAAGCAAAGCAATCATTGTCGATGCGACCCATACGAAAGCACGCTACAATCAGAAATCCCCTCGTGAAATTTTGCTGGACCGCTCCCGAAAGCTGAGAAAAGCGGTCTACACGGCGGATGAGTCGCTGAAAGCCAAGCTCCCAGCAAAAAACACAAACGATGTGCTTGAAGACGAAATCGCCTACTGTCAAAAACTCATCGCCGTGCTTGAAGTAGAAGGCGGCATCTGCGAGCTTCCCAAGATCAAAGAACCGTTGAATCTGTTGAAAGAAACGGTCGCAGACGATCTGGAACAGCTACGGATCTCGGAAGACCAAGATGCACGGGTAGGTCACAAGAGCGCCGATTCCTCGTTTTTTGGATACAAAACCCACATTGCTATGACTGAGGAACGGATTATTACGGCAGCAGTTGTAACCACAGGCGAAAAGAATGACGGCAAGCAACTGCAGACGCTGATTGAAAAAAGTAAAGCCGCCGGTATAGAGGTCAAAACAGTAATCGGAGATACCGCCTACTCGGAAAAGGAAAACATTAAGTACAGCAACGAAAGTGAACTTGAATTGGTGGCGAAACTAAATCCAGCGATTACGCAAGGAAATCGCAAGAAAGAGGATGAATTCCAGTTCAATAAGGATGCAGGCATGTATGTGTGCAAGGCAGGGCATATGGCGCTTCGGAAAGCACGGGGGGGAAAGAAAGACGTTGGGGCAAACCAAGTCGATACGTATTACTTCGATGTAGAAGTATGCAAGCGATGTCCAATGAGGGAAGGTTGCTACAAGGAAGGTGCAAAAAGTAAAACTTACTCGGTGAGCATTAAATCCGACGAACACACCGAACAAATGGCGTTCCAGAGTAGCGAATATTTCAAAACCAAAGCTAAGGAACGCTACAAGATTGAAGCGAAGAACAGCGAACTAAAACATAGACACGGGTATGACGTAGCGTCATCTTCGGGTCTTGTCGGCATGGAGTTGCAAGGCGCAATGGCGATTTTCACGGTTAACCTAAAGCGAATATTGAAGCTTATGAAGTGA
- a CDS encoding Ada metal-binding domain-containing protein has protein sequence MDYQTFEAVYQAIVNHDTKYDGKYYTGVKTTGIFCRPSCRSRTPKRENIELYSSREAAAKAGFRACKRCRPDHPNPMGPDEDLSERVLAYTEAHYAKPLTLSEIASHMNISPFHMQRVFKRVKGFTPAEQLTRIRLNNATKMLAQVEPTIEQIAERVGFRNPSHFSSVFKRATGVSPSDYRKKLANGDDIE, from the coding sequence ATGGACTACCAAACTTTTGAGGCTGTATATCAGGCAATTGTAAACCACGATACGAAATATGATGGAAAATACTATACAGGTGTTAAGACAACAGGTATCTTTTGCAGGCCTTCCTGCCGATCACGAACCCCAAAGCGGGAAAATATTGAGCTGTATTCCTCCAGGGAAGCAGCGGCCAAAGCTGGATTCCGCGCATGCAAAAGATGCAGGCCCGACCACCCGAACCCAATGGGACCTGACGAGGACCTGTCTGAGCGTGTCCTTGCTTATACGGAAGCCCATTACGCTAAGCCCCTTACACTAAGCGAAATTGCCTCACACATGAATATCAGCCCTTTTCACATGCAGCGCGTGTTCAAAAGAGTCAAGGGCTTCACTCCAGCCGAACAGTTAACTCGGATCAGACTGAATAATGCCACAAAAATGCTTGCCCAAGTGGAACCAACCATCGAACAAATTGCCGAACGGGTCGGGTTTCGCAATCCGTCCCATTTCTCTTCCGTCTTTAAACGGGCTACAGGCGTCAGCCCCTCCGATTACCGCAAAAAACTTGCAAATGGAGATGATATAGAGTGA
- a CDS encoding methylated-DNA--[protein]-cysteine S-methyltransferase encodes MNQCVYWDQFMPDNFQGKPFHLAATSKGLCRVMWPSESFEDLQVWADKYLPGYALIHEPSMLSNYAEQIREYFAGQRKSFDFPLDMQGTEFQKQVWQALTHIPYGSTRSYSEIADAINRPKAVRAVGTANSVNPISLVVPCHRVIGKNSTLTGFRGGLAMKETLLQLEGFDAYVNKGHERYQF; translated from the coding sequence GTGAATCAATGTGTATATTGGGATCAATTTATGCCAGACAACTTTCAAGGAAAGCCATTTCACCTTGCTGCAACCTCCAAAGGCTTATGCCGCGTGATGTGGCCTAGTGAGAGCTTCGAAGATTTACAAGTATGGGCGGATAAATATCTCCCCGGGTATGCTTTAATTCATGAGCCGTCAATGCTGTCTAATTACGCTGAGCAGATTCGGGAGTACTTTGCAGGGCAGCGAAAAAGCTTTGATTTTCCTTTGGACATGCAGGGAACAGAGTTTCAAAAGCAGGTTTGGCAAGCGCTGACCCATATCCCATACGGATCAACCCGATCTTACTCGGAAATTGCCGACGCGATCAATCGCCCCAAAGCGGTTAGAGCGGTTGGCACAGCCAACAGTGTGAATCCGATATCACTCGTTGTTCCCTGTCATCGTGTGATTGGCAAAAATTCAACACTAACGGGTTTTAGAGGCGGTCTAGCCATGAAGGAGACCTTGCTGCAGCTTGAGGGATTTGATGCGTATGTAAACAAGGGGCATGAACGATACCAATTTTAA
- a CDS encoding helix-turn-helix transcriptional regulator, with translation MKVLYHPDLTDIQLSSVLYALSDPIRLHLVAEIYKTGEQPCGCIDVPVVKSTLSHHIRALREAGVIRTRIQGTQRFISIRKEDLESRFPGLLDSVLQAYECSSDKAQFNLA, from the coding sequence ATGAAGGTTTTATATCATCCAGACCTAACAGATATTCAATTATCCTCTGTCCTCTATGCTCTTAGCGATCCCATTCGTCTTCATCTTGTTGCCGAAATTTACAAAACGGGAGAACAGCCATGCGGGTGTATCGACGTCCCTGTCGTCAAATCAACATTATCCCATCATATTCGGGCTTTGCGGGAAGCGGGCGTCATACGAACTCGCATACAAGGTACCCAGCGCTTCATCTCTATCCGTAAAGAAGATCTGGAATCAAGGTTTCCAGGGTTACTGGATTCAGTTTTGCAAGCTTATGAATGCTCAAGCGATAAGGCTCAATTCAACCTGGCCTAA